A part of Streptococcus porcinus genomic DNA contains:
- a CDS encoding streptolysin S family TOMM toxin, which yields MLKFTSNILATSVAETTQVAPGGCCCCCCCTCCWATNIGTGSAQGGSGSLTPGK from the coding sequence ATGTTAAAATTTACTTCAAATATTTTAGCTACTAGTGTAGCTGAAACAACTCAAGTTGCTCCTGGGGGCTGCTGTTGCTGCTGTTGCTGTACTTGTTGCTGGGCTACTAATATTGGAACTGGTAGCGCTCAAGGTGGTAGCGGAAGCCTTACACCAGGTAAATAA
- a CDS encoding SagB/ThcOx family dehydrogenase — translation MPFFAKEKNFLNNRSSLTPEKARQLFEFNTNHLSFSGYHHQTVLKTSKQLVAQHLMPNETDNLSQRFLMNYKTNNNYLGFEASVVEFFTDSAVATFSSSEFFESQDNIIPLPKPTKLAAALSTCITKRRSYRQFSDKEMPFQDLANLLYYACGVSSESSVKEGNTEEVTFRNCASGGGLYPISLLFFARNVTDLKDGFYEYLPYQHALRCHQLGPEEDIRAFAEYGAVKAENCNLIIIYVYHYIKNTRKYGNQATAYAFIESGEIAQNIQLTATALVYGSIDIGGYNKEYLQEKLGLDGIGQHVIHMTLVGNKESQ, via the coding sequence ATGCCATTTTTTGCGAAAGAAAAAAATTTTTTGAACAATCGTTCCTCATTAACTCCAGAAAAGGCAAGGCAATTATTTGAATTTAACACCAACCACTTATCTTTTTCAGGCTATCATCATCAGACGGTACTAAAAACGTCGAAGCAGTTGGTTGCTCAACATTTGATGCCTAATGAGACCGATAATCTTAGTCAACGCTTTTTGATGAATTACAAGACTAATAATAATTACCTGGGATTTGAAGCTAGTGTTGTTGAGTTCTTTACAGATTCTGCTGTTGCAACCTTTTCAAGTAGTGAGTTTTTTGAAAGTCAGGATAATATTATCCCTTTGCCAAAACCTACTAAACTGGCAGCAGCTTTATCAACTTGTATTACAAAAAGAAGAAGTTATCGTCAGTTCTCAGATAAAGAGATGCCCTTCCAGGATCTAGCTAATTTACTTTACTATGCTTGTGGGGTAAGTTCAGAATCATCTGTTAAAGAAGGAAATACAGAGGAGGTGACCTTTAGAAATTGTGCTTCTGGTGGTGGATTATACCCTATTAGTTTGCTTTTCTTTGCTAGGAATGTCACTGACCTTAAGGACGGTTTTTATGAATACTTACCTTATCAACATGCTTTAAGGTGTCACCAGCTTGGCCCTGAGGAAGATATCAGAGCCTTTGCTGAGTATGGCGCTGTGAAAGCTGAAAATTGTAATCTTATTATTATCTATGTGTATCACTATATCAAAAATACGCGTAAATACGGCAATCAGGCTACAGCTTACGCCTTTATTGAATCAGGGGAGATTGCTCAAAATATTCAATTAACAGCAACAGCCTTGGTTTATGGCAGTATTGATATTGGAGGCTATAATAAGGAATACCTCCAAGAAAAGTTAGGTTTAGATGGAATAGGTCAACATGTGATTCACATGACACTTGTAGGAAATAAGGAGTCTCAATGA
- a CDS encoding streptolysin associated protein SagC, with protein MKYQLNSNVRIVQFQDTFCFRKGIWDFNEAVLDIAQEPQELQGAYREIVSQFIKGVAVDTDHYESQLDPEQFAKLTEVMTALYYNDVIMHEDDYALEENVMKVFMGNYHFMAQTGHTIDTSPVLFISDSTYVNESALLLASQLQLNLQTASDDLKMLIQETDVCSRLDALAHHRHMKCLSEALEGYQSIVVCQERLNIMMLRHLNEISVSLGKQLVLGFVDGPFLHVCTLNPPHSADFDSLERRVLARLQDHALYQHFANQVLPATQTVSQAYLPLLNVLMNLVVSEAFIIAHTGSSKFEGRLLSIYIPTLEIQVQDILKMSNSQSQGALAKLKYEDQQISTREMIKALLNEEQ; from the coding sequence ATGAAATATCAACTCAACAGTAATGTTCGTATTGTCCAGTTTCAGGACACCTTTTGCTTTAGAAAAGGTATCTGGGATTTTAACGAAGCGGTTCTAGACATTGCGCAAGAACCTCAAGAATTACAAGGTGCTTATCGGGAAATAGTATCGCAGTTTATTAAAGGAGTAGCAGTTGATACTGATCACTATGAAAGTCAATTAGACCCCGAGCAGTTTGCTAAATTAACGGAAGTTATGACAGCTTTGTACTATAATGATGTTATCATGCATGAAGATGACTACGCCCTTGAAGAAAATGTTATGAAAGTCTTTATGGGGAATTATCACTTTATGGCTCAGACAGGACACACTATAGATACAAGTCCAGTTTTATTTATCAGTGATTCGACCTATGTTAACGAATCAGCACTATTATTAGCTAGTCAGCTGCAGTTGAACTTGCAAACAGCCAGTGATGATTTAAAAATGCTTATCCAAGAAACTGATGTCTGCTCTCGTTTGGATGCTTTGGCACATCATCGTCATATGAAGTGTTTGTCAGAAGCATTAGAGGGATATCAAAGTATTGTTGTTTGCCAAGAGAGATTAAATATTATGATGTTGCGTCATCTTAATGAAATTAGTGTGTCCCTTGGAAAACAACTCGTATTAGGCTTTGTGGATGGACCATTTTTACATGTTTGTACCTTGAACCCTCCTCATAGTGCTGATTTTGACAGTTTAGAACGAAGGGTTTTAGCACGTTTGCAAGACCACGCACTCTACCAACATTTTGCTAACCAAGTATTACCAGCGACGCAAACCGTTAGTCAAGCTTATTTACCTCTATTGAATGTTTTAATGAATTTAGTCGTCAGCGAAGCTTTCATTATTGCTCATACAGGAAGCTCAAAATTTGAAGGTCGATTGTTAAGTATTTATATACCAACTCTTGAAATTCAAGTTCAAGATATCTTGAAGATGTCTAATTCCCAATCTCAAGGGGCTCTAGCTAAGTTAAAATATGAGGATCAACAAATTTCAACCCGTGAGATGATTAAAGCACTCCTTAATGAAGAGCAGTAA
- a CDS encoding YcaO-like family protein produces the protein MLQYYPSFNHIFDKLKFLSGNRTGILNQSQAPVCNHPHDVYLKSVTGQMPNYHKQFIGELSQVSYHIIGYGSHYEEALIKYLGESIERYASVISGDLLSDRIVYASYKELSRTDRVMPLEYLQVFTQEQIDRFNELHITMCDKMVTEDDVLGWVKCPMFFEDKEMYVPAQMLCVGYKPNDAAGERHIIPGFSTGTASHTTLEAAMCNSLIEYIQIDSMMLSWHTKKPCPKVIIDDPEIEAILEEARLGKESLYEIIPIDMTVGEDNPLYTFGIILKNKYDEGPYLLFGVQGGLDPKHTLLRGIMEASAISYSYYYSLLYREDPLQTIESDEPLFLDLDSNVFYYAHPKDRDHKWQAFEPLISGEVRLSELENHSGQNKKEDLKILLAYTKKVSPNAVFLDITPPETSEKGWYVTRVLTPELLEMCIPSFPFANHPRMKQFGGVTNAFIHPMP, from the coding sequence ATGTTACAATATTATCCTTCTTTTAACCACATTTTCGACAAACTCAAGTTTTTAAGTGGAAACCGTACAGGGATTTTAAATCAATCTCAGGCTCCGGTTTGTAATCATCCCCATGATGTTTACTTAAAAAGTGTCACAGGCCAAATGCCGAATTATCATAAACAGTTTATTGGAGAATTGAGCCAAGTCAGTTACCATATCATTGGTTATGGTAGTCATTATGAAGAAGCGCTTATTAAGTACTTAGGGGAAAGTATTGAACGTTATGCTAGTGTGATTTCTGGTGATTTACTATCAGATCGCATTGTCTACGCTTCTTATAAAGAATTGAGTCGGACAGATCGGGTTATGCCTCTAGAGTATTTGCAAGTTTTTACCCAAGAACAGATTGATCGTTTTAATGAGTTACACATAACTATGTGTGATAAGATGGTAACTGAAGATGATGTTTTGGGCTGGGTAAAATGTCCGATGTTTTTTGAAGATAAGGAAATGTATGTTCCTGCCCAAATGCTTTGTGTTGGCTATAAACCTAATGATGCTGCCGGGGAGAGACATATTATTCCAGGATTTTCAACAGGAACAGCTTCTCATACGACTTTGGAAGCAGCTATGTGTAATAGCTTGATTGAGTACATTCAAATTGATTCTATGATGCTTAGCTGGCATACGAAAAAGCCTTGTCCTAAGGTAATTATTGATGACCCAGAGATTGAGGCTATTTTAGAAGAAGCTAGACTCGGAAAAGAAAGTTTGTATGAGATTATTCCTATTGATATGACCGTAGGAGAAGATAACCCTCTTTATACCTTTGGAATTATCCTAAAAAATAAATACGATGAAGGTCCCTATCTTTTATTTGGTGTGCAGGGTGGCCTAGACCCTAAACATACCTTGCTAAGGGGTATTATGGAAGCTTCAGCTATTAGTTACAGTTACTACTACAGTCTTTTGTATAGAGAAGATCCTCTTCAAACTATTGAGAGTGACGAACCGCTATTTTTAGACTTGGACAGCAATGTTTTCTATTATGCGCATCCAAAGGACAGAGATCATAAATGGCAAGCTTTTGAACCTTTGATTTCAGGAGAAGTTCGTTTAAGCGAGCTAGAAAATCATTCCGGACAAAATAAGAAAGAGGATTTGAAAATCTTATTAGCTTATACCAAGAAAGTTAGTCCTAATGCAGTCTTTTTGGATATTACTCCGCCTGAAACTTCAGAAAAAGGTTGGTATGTAACACGTGTTTTAACGCCCGAACTACTTGAAATGTGTATTCCATCATTTCCTTTTGCTAATCATCCACGAATGAAACAGTTTGGAGGTGTTACTAATGCCTTTATCCATCCAATGCCTTAG
- a CDS encoding CPBP family intramembrane glutamic endopeptidase, whose product MPLSIQCLSFCFLLVTCCPLIPMQAIFGKGMGKYHFNLVPFLRATLVYYIFALGGIFLLSPQLKLPLEDIKGKTLLTGLILSTLVLLIEVAFLHGLHCWQKRQWIPLNLSFVGTTQKWSEIFYPLLIAFCEEMTYRFLWFQILLFQWHMPILVVLLISSFCYALNHLLMGKSIFYAKLLTGLIYGSIYYITGQLWLVVMAHVGGNLLVECLSRLQTKVKKVVK is encoded by the coding sequence ATGCCTTTATCCATCCAATGCCTTAGTTTTTGCTTTTTGCTGGTAACCTGTTGTCCTTTAATTCCGATGCAAGCTATTTTTGGAAAAGGAATGGGGAAATATCATTTTAATTTAGTCCCATTTCTAAGAGCAACGCTTGTTTACTATATTTTCGCTTTAGGAGGTATCTTCCTTCTTTCACCTCAACTAAAGTTACCTTTGGAGGATATTAAGGGGAAGACTCTTCTTACAGGGCTGATTTTAAGTACGTTAGTATTGCTGATTGAAGTGGCTTTCTTGCATGGGTTACATTGTTGGCAAAAACGGCAGTGGATTCCTCTGAATCTATCATTTGTGGGAACAACCCAAAAATGGTCAGAAATTTTTTATCCATTACTTATAGCTTTTTGTGAAGAAATGACCTATCGATTTTTATGGTTTCAGATCCTGTTGTTCCAATGGCACATGCCTATACTGGTAGTTTTGTTGATATCAAGTTTTTGCTACGCTTTAAATCATTTATTAATGGGCAAGTCCATCTTTTATGCGAAATTATTAACAGGTCTCATTTATGGTAGTATTTACTATATCACTGGACAGTTATGGCTTGTCGTAATGGCACATGTTGGAGGTAATCTCTTAGTTGAATGCCTTAGCCGTCTTCAAACAAAAGTTAAGAAGGTGGTAAAATGA
- a CDS encoding SagF family protein, with protein sequence MIINLALLLFLSLVTLWLTSYRRRSLRRWHLQWLGNIPYQDLLDIFLSLIQLVLILVLTLCCPTVPSPEKILTFLGQTDWQWQIACYLLLYLMVVIEMTLIILVLVVDLGFQRDSRLLFKKMTWLPFRKDRPMASMFLIGLVTLTDSLFFLGLLLLLGKNEMLSLAVLILGYGAVKACRYSDGLNQLVAFCLFTVIGVWAVTATLLYGWLVGLLLMTLTYLMISFKEQE encoded by the coding sequence ATGATTATAAACCTAGCTTTGCTGTTATTTTTAAGCCTCGTCACTCTTTGGCTAACCAGTTATCGAAGACGCTCTTTACGTAGATGGCATCTTCAGTGGTTAGGTAATATACCTTATCAGGATTTGCTAGATATCTTTTTAAGCTTGATTCAGTTGGTGCTTATCCTAGTTCTGACGCTGTGTTGTCCTACAGTTCCTAGTCCAGAAAAGATACTAACCTTTTTAGGACAAACTGATTGGCAATGGCAAATTGCTTGTTATTTACTGTTATACCTTATGGTAGTGATAGAAATGACACTCATAATCTTAGTTCTTGTTGTTGATTTGGGCTTTCAAAGAGATAGTCGTTTACTCTTTAAAAAAATGACTTGGTTACCTTTTAGAAAAGATAGACCAATGGCAAGTATGTTCTTGATAGGTCTTGTTACTTTGACCGATAGTCTCTTTTTCTTAGGATTACTTCTCTTGTTAGGAAAAAATGAGATGCTAAGTTTAGCGGTGCTTATTTTAGGTTATGGAGCAGTCAAAGCTTGTCGTTATTCAGATGGCTTAAATCAACTAGTGGCCTTCTGTCTCTTTACAGTGATTGGAGTATGGGCGGTGACTGCAACCTTATTATACGGTTGGTTGGTAGGTCTTTTGTTAATGACTTTGACTTATCTAATGATTAGTTTTAAAGAGCAAGAGTAA
- a CDS encoding ABC transporter ATP-binding protein, protein MSFIELTDVVKVYKGGKKAVDNVSLTIEEGRIYGLLGPNGAGKSTLINLILGLIPLNAGEITILQQSQKAIRKISSQIGYVPQDIAVYPDLTAYENVELFGSLYGLKGEQLKERVLKSLDFVGLQAQAKQFPSQFSGGMKRRLNIACALVHSPKLIIFDEPTVGIDPQSRNHILESIRLLNEEGATVIYTTHYMEEVEALCDYIFIMDHGQIIEAGNKVELEKRYAADLTNQIIVTLTDSKQLDLFDWEKKPGWSLLTNDDQSILMIENGDIATVVQQLRESNIGFSEIKHNHLNLEEIFLHLTGKKLRD, encoded by the coding sequence ATGAGTTTTATTGAGTTAACAGATGTTGTCAAAGTCTATAAAGGTGGTAAAAAAGCTGTTGATAATGTTTCACTGACTATTGAAGAAGGACGTATTTACGGCTTGTTGGGTCCAAATGGTGCTGGTAAGTCGACTTTAATTAACTTAATTTTGGGATTAATTCCTTTAAACGCTGGTGAGATTACTATTTTACAACAATCTCAAAAAGCAATTCGAAAAATTAGTTCACAGATTGGTTACGTTCCTCAAGATATTGCTGTTTATCCTGACCTGACTGCCTATGAAAATGTGGAACTTTTCGGTTCTCTGTACGGCTTGAAAGGAGAGCAGTTAAAGGAACGAGTTCTAAAGAGCTTGGACTTTGTAGGGTTACAAGCACAAGCTAAGCAATTCCCTAGTCAATTTTCAGGAGGAATGAAAAGACGTTTGAATATCGCTTGTGCCTTGGTGCATTCACCTAAATTAATTATTTTTGATGAACCTACCGTAGGTATTGATCCTCAATCGCGTAATCATATTTTAGAATCGATACGTTTGTTAAATGAAGAAGGTGCGACTGTTATCTATACGACTCATTATATGGAAGAAGTAGAAGCTCTTTGTGACTATATTTTTATCATGGACCATGGTCAAATTATTGAAGCAGGTAATAAAGTTGAGCTAGAAAAACGCTATGCTGCTGATCTTACAAATCAAATTATAGTAACTTTGACAGATTCTAAACAATTGGATTTGTTTGATTGGGAAAAAAAACCTGGGTGGTCCTTGCTAACTAATGACGACCAATCAATCTTAATGATTGAAAACGGAGATATCGCAACTGTTGTTCAGCAATTAAGGGAGTCTAATATCGGTTTTAGTGAGATTAAACATAACCACTTGAATTTAGAAGAAATCTTCTTACATTTAACAGGTAAGAAGCTAAGAGATTAG
- a CDS encoding SagG family ABC transporter permease subunit: MVLFHLIKKESLQIFRNRTAFLMMVIFPILMIMILSFAFKSSFNTTTTVPKLTVRYQLEGKKTDYQKNFLAFLKTLNQELRLEAKPSKDLAADKKKVSEGALTATLEVKDSQTIKVTTNNINQQNADLINMLVTNYVDNAKTFDSISELYPQGLAKIKKRKVDFVQVSSVQTSKGMTSADYYAISMFTMITFYSIMSAMNLVLSDRQQGITNRLHLTGVSSGLLVFGKLIGAMLATTVQLGILYVFTRFVLRVSWGNNDWQIIGVTASMIYLSVAIGIGMAISIKNEAFLTVASNVVIPIFAFLGGSYVPLSTLNSPFINQLSNISPIKWVNDSLFYLIFGGQHNPIPVTLMVNIGIGTAFIILALIGMRKQVTT, from the coding sequence ATGGTTTTATTTCATTTAATCAAAAAAGAAAGTTTACAGATTTTCCGAAATCGAACAGCCTTTTTAATGATGGTAATCTTCCCAATTCTGATGATTATGATTTTAAGTTTTGCCTTTAAATCAAGCTTTAATACGACAACAACAGTTCCTAAGTTAACCGTTCGTTATCAATTAGAGGGGAAGAAAACAGACTATCAGAAAAATTTCCTTGCCTTTTTAAAGACTTTAAATCAAGAATTGAGGCTGGAGGCTAAACCGAGCAAAGATCTCGCAGCAGATAAGAAGAAGGTTAGCGAGGGTGCCTTGACAGCTACTTTAGAAGTGAAGGATAGCCAAACCATCAAGGTGACAACCAATAATATTAATCAGCAGAATGCTGATTTGATCAATATGTTGGTAACAAACTATGTTGATAACGCCAAAACTTTTGATTCTATAAGTGAACTCTATCCTCAAGGACTGGCTAAAATTAAGAAACGGAAAGTGGATTTTGTTCAAGTTAGTTCTGTTCAGACTAGTAAAGGCATGACATCAGCTGACTATTACGCCATCTCCATGTTTACCATGATTACCTTTTATAGCATCATGTCCGCAATGAACCTTGTCTTGTCGGATCGCCAACAAGGGATAACCAACCGCCTCCACTTAACAGGAGTTTCTTCAGGTCTCTTGGTTTTTGGTAAACTAATTGGAGCCATGTTGGCAACAACCGTTCAATTGGGGATCCTTTATGTTTTCACAAGGTTTGTTTTACGGGTTAGTTGGGGAAACAATGATTGGCAAATTATTGGAGTTACGGCTTCTATGATTTACCTCTCTGTGGCAATCGGGATTGGAATGGCCATCAGCATTAAAAATGAAGCTTTCTTGACAGTTGCTTCTAATGTTGTTATTCCTATTTTTGCCTTTTTAGGAGGGAGCTATGTTCCTTTGTCAACTCTAAATAGCCCTTTTATTAACCAGCTATCCAATATTTCACCAATCAAATGGGTTAATGATAGTTTGTTTTACCTTATTTTTGGTGGTCAACATAATCCAATTCCTGTGACGTTGATGGTTAATATTGGGATTGGGACAGCCTTTATAATTCTAGCTTTGATAGGAATGAGAAAGCAGGTGACCACATGA
- a CDS encoding ABC transporter permease — protein sequence MIYFIKTLFVKIRRKKTSYVTFLLLPILTTLLALSLSFSGNSQAKIGILDKDQSQISKQFITQLKQNKKYDIFTKIEENHIDDYFQSKTLEAVLTIDKGFSEKVLKGEAQQLKLRSIANSEITEWFKAQVNYLLENYNIMGDVATGHQKTFDKILQKNKELDYHVKQVTLADRSRSKSVSSTTTGFLLILMLGSTSVIYGGILTDKSSQIYNRLILSKLSRFQYMFSYVCVGLVAFAIQIVIMLSLLRVFNISFYLPTPILLLIFFLFSLLAIGFGLLIGAVTQNSQQSSQLANLIVMPTSMLAGCLWPLSITPSYMQAIGKLLPQNWVLSAVATFQSGGDLSQAWPYLLALFVTAAAFITLSSLLLKPSRI from the coding sequence ATGATTTATTTTATAAAAACTTTATTTGTCAAAATACGACGAAAAAAGACTAGCTATGTGACCTTCCTTTTGTTGCCTATCTTAACGACCCTCTTAGCCCTATCTTTAAGTTTTTCTGGGAATAGCCAAGCTAAAATTGGTATTTTAGATAAGGACCAGAGTCAGATTTCTAAACAATTTATTACGCAATTGAAACAAAATAAAAAGTATGATATCTTTACCAAAATAGAAGAAAATCATATCGATGACTACTTTCAATCCAAAACTCTAGAGGCTGTGCTCACCATTGATAAAGGTTTTTCAGAGAAAGTATTAAAAGGAGAAGCTCAACAACTGAAACTCCGTTCGATTGCTAATAGCGAGATTACAGAATGGTTTAAAGCACAAGTCAACTATCTTTTGGAAAATTATAATATCATGGGAGATGTAGCTACTGGTCATCAAAAAACCTTTGATAAGATTTTGCAGAAAAATAAAGAGTTAGATTACCATGTCAAACAAGTGACTTTAGCAGACCGCTCACGTAGCAAGTCGGTATCATCAACCACAACAGGTTTTTTACTTATCTTGATGCTGGGGAGTACAAGTGTCATTTATGGAGGCATTTTGACTGATAAGTCGAGTCAGATTTATAATCGCCTAATCCTATCAAAACTGTCTCGTTTCCAATACATGTTTAGCTATGTTTGTGTAGGGCTTGTTGCCTTTGCTATCCAAATTGTGATTATGCTTAGTCTACTAAGGGTGTTTAATATTAGTTTTTACCTCCCAACGCCAATACTTTTGCTTATTTTCTTCCTCTTTAGTTTACTGGCGATAGGATTTGGTTTATTAATTGGAGCTGTGACACAGAATTCTCAGCAAAGTAGTCAGTTAGCTAATCTCATTGTTATGCCAACTTCAATGTTAGCTGGATGTCTGTGGCCTTTATCAATTACACCTTCTTACATGCAGGCCATCGGGAAATTATTGCCACAAAACTGGGTTTTGTCAGCTGTAGCCACGTTTCAAAGTGGTGGAGATTTATCACAAGCCTGGCCATATCTATTAGCCTTATTCGTAACAGCAGCAGCTTTCATTACTCTTTCAAGTTTATTACTAAAACCTTCTCGCATATAG
- a CDS encoding LOG family protein: protein MKITIFCGASTGSNPIYSKKTRELALWMAQNNHGLVYGGGKIGLMGIMANTIIENKGHAIGVMPTFLKDKEIAHANLSEFIVVDDMPKRKAKMMALGEVFIALPGGPGTLEEISEVISWSRIGQNDKPCILFNINGYFNQLKKMFDHMVAEGFLSQSDRDNILFSQDISEIEKFILNYQPPTPVYGKL, encoded by the coding sequence GTGAAAATAACAATTTTTTGTGGTGCAAGTACAGGCTCTAATCCCATTTATAGCAAAAAGACAAGAGAACTAGCTTTATGGATGGCTCAAAATAATCACGGTTTGGTCTACGGCGGTGGAAAAATTGGTCTAATGGGGATAATGGCCAATACCATCATTGAAAATAAAGGACATGCAATTGGTGTTATGCCGACTTTTCTAAAGGATAAAGAAATCGCTCATGCTAACTTATCAGAATTCATTGTTGTTGATGATATGCCAAAGCGTAAAGCTAAAATGATGGCTCTTGGCGAAGTATTTATTGCTTTACCAGGTGGACCTGGAACTTTAGAAGAAATCTCCGAAGTTATTTCTTGGTCGCGAATAGGACAAAATGATAAGCCATGTATTCTCTTCAATATCAATGGTTATTTTAACCAATTAAAAAAGATGTTTGACCACATGGTTGCTGAGGGTTTTTTAAGTCAAAGCGACCGCGATAACATCCTTTTCTCTCAGGATATTTCAGAAATTGAAAAGTTCATCTTAAACTATCAACCGCCCACACCTGTTTACGGAAAACTATAA
- a CDS encoding ABC transporter substrate-binding protein, with translation MSKYLKYLSIITLFLASLFLVACQNQKSQTKERNRKQRPKDELVVSMGAKLPHEFDPKDRYGIHNEANITHSTLLKRMPNLDIKGELAKKYTISKDGLTWSFDLNDDFKFSNGKPVTAEDVKFTYDMLKEDGKAWDLSFLKDIEVDGKDKVSFHLTKAHSTFTAQLTEIPIVPKNDYKENYKSNPIGSGPYMVKEYKPGEQAIFVRNPYWHGKKPYFKKWTWVLLDENTALAALESGDVDMIYATPELADKKVKGTRLLDIPSNDVRGLSLPYVKKGVVKDSPDGYPVGNDVTSDPAIRQALTIGLNRKKVLETVLNGYGKPAYSIIDQTPFWETKTAIKDNKIAKAKQILSKAGWEEQADGSRKKDNLNAEFDLYYPTNDQLRANLAVEIADQAKALGITIKLKASNWDEMATKSHDSALLYAGGRHHAQQFYESHHPSLAGKGWTNITFYNNPTVTQYLDKAMASSDLDKANHYWKLAQWDGKTGASTLGDLPNVWLVSLNHTYIGDKRINVGEQGIHSHGHDWSLLTNIAEWTWDESTK, from the coding sequence GTGTCAAAATATCTGAAATACTTATCTATTATTACTCTGTTTTTAGCTAGTCTCTTTTTAGTAGCATGTCAAAATCAAAAATCGCAGACAAAGGAACGTAATCGGAAGCAGCGTCCAAAAGATGAATTAGTTGTGTCTATGGGAGCAAAGCTTCCTCATGAATTTGATCCTAAGGATCGTTATGGTATTCATAATGAAGCTAATATTACTCATAGTACATTACTAAAGCGGATGCCAAACTTAGACATTAAGGGTGAACTTGCTAAAAAATATACCATTTCTAAAGACGGTCTGACTTGGTCTTTTGACTTAAATGATGATTTTAAATTCTCTAATGGTAAGCCTGTCACTGCTGAGGATGTCAAATTTACTTATGACATGCTGAAAGAGGACGGTAAAGCTTGGGATTTATCTTTCTTGAAGGATATTGAGGTTGACGGTAAAGACAAAGTCAGCTTTCACCTTACCAAGGCGCATTCAACTTTTACAGCCCAGTTAACTGAAATTCCGATTGTCCCTAAAAATGATTATAAGGAAAATTATAAGTCTAATCCTATAGGATCTGGTCCGTACATGGTAAAAGAATATAAGCCTGGTGAGCAAGCCATCTTTGTTCGTAACCCATATTGGCATGGGAAAAAGCCTTATTTCAAGAAGTGGACATGGGTCTTACTAGATGAAAATACAGCCTTAGCAGCCTTAGAATCTGGTGATGTTGATATGATTTATGCGACGCCAGAACTTGCTGATAAAAAGGTCAAAGGAACGCGTCTTCTGGATATTCCCTCAAATGATGTCCGAGGTTTATCCTTACCTTATGTGAAAAAAGGTGTGGTCAAAGACTCACCAGATGGATATCCTGTGGGGAATGATGTGACAAGTGATCCGGCTATCCGACAAGCCTTAACCATTGGCTTAAACCGGAAAAAAGTTCTTGAGACTGTTTTGAACGGTTATGGAAAGCCTGCTTATTCGATTATTGACCAGACACCATTTTGGGAAACAAAAACGGCAATTAAGGATAATAAGATAGCAAAAGCCAAACAGATTTTAAGCAAAGCTGGTTGGGAAGAACAAGCAGATGGCAGTCGCAAAAAGGATAATCTTAATGCAGAGTTTGATCTTTATTATCCTACTAATGATCAATTGCGAGCTAATCTAGCTGTTGAAATAGCAGATCAAGCAAAAGCCTTAGGAATTACTATCAAACTGAAGGCCAGCAACTGGGACGAAATGGCAACTAAATCACATGATTCAGCATTACTTTATGCTGGTGGACGCCACCATGCTCAACAGTTCTATGAATCACACCATCCGAGCTTAGCAGGAAAAGGTTGGACTAATATTACTTTCTACAATAATCCGACCGTAACACAGTACCTTGACAAAGCTATGGCCTCTTCTGATCTCGACAAAGCTAATCACTACTGGAAATTAGCACAATGGGATGGGAAAACTGGCGCTTCAACACTTGGAGATTTGCCAAATGTTTGGTTGGTAAGTCTCAATCATACCTATATTGGTGATAAGCGCATCAATGTGGGGGAACAAGGGATTCATAGCCATGGGCATGACTGGTCATTGTTGACCAATATTGCCGAGTGGACCTGGGATGAATCAACTAAGTAA